The Rhodocytophaga rosea genome has a segment encoding these proteins:
- a CDS encoding rhodanese-like domain-containing protein: MKEITVEELKEMQDSGEDFQLIDVRESHEYDFANLGGELIPLGTILNNADKISRDKKVVVHCRSGARSGTAINQLEQKFGFTNLYNLKGGILAYSDRIDPDIPKY; this comes from the coding sequence ATGAAGGAAATTACAGTAGAGGAATTAAAGGAGATGCAGGATAGTGGAGAGGACTTTCAACTGATCGATGTCCGGGAATCTCACGAATATGATTTCGCCAACCTGGGCGGAGAACTTATCCCCCTTGGAACTATATTGAACAATGCCGACAAGATTTCCAGAGATAAAAAAGTAGTGGTGCATTGCAGAAGCGGTGCCCGCAGCGGAACGGCTATTAATCAACTGGAGCAAAAATTCGGCTTTACGAACTTGTATAACCTCAAAGGCGGCATTCTGGCTTACTCCGACCGGATTGATCCGGATATTCCTAAATATTAA
- a CDS encoding porin — translation MKYLYLLFFILVITLPVIPLFAQTNESDEASLIVHETDGIGIASTDSTYKINFRFRMQNRFEMSSDADDPFEPTRKTFLVRRMRLRSFGYLGRKNLTYQFQLGFARGDADIENSGFYNVLRDAVVFYKPTKNLELGLGLTKLPGNRQRVISSGEQQFTDRSLSNATFNIDRDAGAFIYYRNKFGKNYRYNLMGAISSGKGRNYNVTNNGLAYTGKVEFLPFGDFTNRGDYFEGDWVREKTPKLSMAAAYSFNDDAVRTGGQIGDRLYAISDIHTLLTDILLKYRGIALYAEFIRRTASNPLTYNGTDDLKFVYEGTGLNLQASYMFANHLELAGRYTAITPDKEIEVATTGIRQYTFCVNKYIRWHRIKAQADLTYQDAVLDSNTFGLNDGWTLRFQVEVGI, via the coding sequence ATGAAATACCTTTATTTACTTTTTTTCATACTGGTAATTACGCTGCCTGTTATTCCGCTCTTTGCCCAGACAAATGAATCAGACGAGGCAAGCCTGATTGTACATGAAACGGATGGGATTGGCATTGCAAGTACCGATAGTACGTATAAAATTAACTTCCGGTTCCGGATGCAGAACCGTTTCGAAATGTCTTCAGATGCAGATGATCCTTTTGAGCCTACCCGAAAAACATTTTTAGTACGCCGCATGCGGCTGCGTTCGTTTGGCTATCTGGGCAGAAAAAACCTGACCTATCAGTTTCAGCTGGGTTTTGCCAGGGGCGATGCCGATATAGAAAATTCAGGCTTTTACAATGTATTACGTGATGCCGTGGTTTTTTACAAACCTACTAAAAACCTGGAACTGGGGCTTGGCTTAACAAAGCTTCCCGGAAACCGCCAGCGGGTGATTTCATCAGGTGAACAGCAGTTCACCGATCGTTCGCTTTCTAATGCTACGTTTAATATAGACCGGGATGCCGGGGCTTTTATTTATTACCGGAATAAATTTGGCAAAAACTACCGGTACAATCTGATGGGCGCCATTTCGAGTGGCAAAGGCCGGAATTACAATGTAACTAACAACGGACTGGCGTATACAGGCAAAGTAGAATTTCTTCCTTTTGGCGATTTTACCAACCGGGGCGATTATTTTGAAGGAGACTGGGTGCGAGAAAAAACACCTAAACTTTCGATGGCAGCCGCTTACTCGTTTAATGATGATGCCGTACGGACAGGAGGGCAGATCGGAGACAGGCTTTATGCTATTTCAGATATACACACACTACTTACTGATATACTTTTAAAATACAGAGGAATTGCTCTATATGCTGAATTTATCAGGCGTACCGCCAGCAATCCGCTTACCTATAATGGTACCGATGACCTGAAATTTGTATACGAAGGTACAGGGCTCAATCTGCAAGCCAGCTATATGTTTGCCAACCACCTGGAACTGGCCGGCAGATACACAGCTATTACTCCCGATAAGGAAATTGAAGTAGCTACTACAGGAATCAGGCAGTATACCTTCTGTGTAAATAAATATATCCGCTGGCACCGCATTAAAGCCCAGGCCGACCTTACCTACCAGGATGCAGTATTAGACAGTAATACTTTCGGATTAAATGACGGCTGGACACTGCGCTTCCAGGTGGAAGTGGGCATATAA
- a CDS encoding rhomboid family intramembrane serine protease, which yields MDLSITLIIIIITVAASFYAWNNQTIFQKWILNPYTVHRRKEYHRLITSGFIHNDYMHLLFNMLALYFFGELVEKTYIYTFGNLGIVLYIALYIVGIIASDLPTYLKHKNHAYYNSLGASGGVSAVVFSSILFYPTEKICVYFVFCLSSFIFGGLYILYSYIQAKKGGDYINHDAHLYGAVFGIVFSILIMPSVIVSFFEQVSNWRITDLF from the coding sequence ATGGATTTAAGTATCACCCTCATTATAATCATTATCACGGTAGCTGCCAGCTTTTATGCCTGGAACAACCAGACTATTTTTCAGAAGTGGATTCTCAATCCCTATACTGTTCACCGGCGCAAAGAGTATCACCGGCTGATCACTTCCGGATTTATTCACAATGATTACATGCACTTGTTATTCAACATGCTTGCCTTGTATTTCTTTGGTGAACTGGTTGAAAAAACCTATATATATACTTTCGGAAATTTAGGTATCGTACTATATATCGCCCTCTATATTGTTGGGATCATTGCTTCTGACCTGCCAACCTATCTGAAGCATAAGAACCATGCCTATTACAATTCTCTGGGTGCTTCCGGCGGTGTTTCTGCAGTTGTATTTTCTTCCATTTTATTCTATCCCACAGAGAAGATTTGTGTGTATTTCGTTTTCTGCCTGTCCAGCTTTATTTTTGGCGGCCTCTACATTTTATATTCTTATATACAGGCCAAAAAAGGGGGTGATTATATTAACCACGATGCTCACTTGTATGGAGCTGTATTTGGCATTGTATTCAGCATTCTGATCATGCCTTCGGTGATTGTGAGTTTCTTCGAGCAGGTTTCCAACTGGCGCATAACAGACCTGTTCTGA